The Liquorilactobacillus nagelii DSM 13675 DNA window AATCTTATATCCTGCTAAAATCACTTTGGCATTAAAGTCAAAATCAACTTGATCAATAAATAACCATTCATCGAAACCGTCCACTAAGTTCCAGATATCAGTTCGAACTAAATTACCGGAAGAAATAATACGCCATTTTTGAGTTTCAGTTTCTTTTTGTTTTTCAGTTGCCCTTTTAATTTGAGCAGGCTTCCAACTTGGATCATAGTACTTCATAGCTAGAATTGCAGTCGATGAATCTTTAAATTTTTTTGAAGCTCTCATTTTTTTGACTGTATCAAATGGGACCATTGTATCTTGATCAAGCGTCAAGACCCATTTAAAGTTATTCTTAAAGAAAAACTCAAATCCTCGATTCTGAGCCCCAGCAATCCCATAATTCTTTTCAAGATCTAATAATTTAATCTCTAATTGAACAGATAATTTTTTTATACTGCTAATATTATTTGAACCATTGTCTACGATTATAACTTTAGAAACTTGATTTATTATTCTATTTAAACTTTCTTTTAATTTAGGAATATTAGGGTTGAAAGTTACCAATAATGCACCAATTTTGTCTGTCATTTTCTAAGGAACTCCTAATTTTATCCACTATTTTTTCTTTCCAAATAATTATACAACTTCTTAATTGATATTAATATTTTTTCTTAACGTAAAATATCAATCAAGTTTTTGTTAGCTGCCTGTTTTGCTGGCAACAGTCCAAATAAAATTCCGACTAAAGCCGAAACACCAAATGCTAGTAAGAAAGAACTAAAGGTAACAACTGCCTTAAACGGCAACGCTAGTGAGATTCCCTTGGCAAGTCCAACTCCAAATAAGAAACCGAGCACTCCCCCTGTGACTGTCAACATGACAGCTTCTAATAAAAATTGCAGCATGATCGAACGGGGTTGAGCACCAACTGCTAGACGGATTCCAATTTCTTGAGTTCGTTCAGCCACTGAAGTATACATCATGTTCATCACACCGATTCCGGCAATAAATAAGGAAATTCCGGCAATCGCACTGATAAAGACCGTCATTGAATCAATGACCTTTGATACACTCTTTAAGAATGACCCCACGTCAAAATACTCATAACTGCCCTGCTTTCGCTGTGAACCATGTTGTTTTAAATACTTAACAATTCGTTTACTTTCACTAGCAACATTAGCTCCACGATTGAAAGTTAATTTGATTGTATTGCCACTATCAACAGCTGTCCGTTGATAAAAAGCCTTCTTCGGTAATAAAAAGTTAACCTTATAATGACTTTCATTTGAGTGATAAACTCCAACTACTCGATAAGAAACGTGTTTGACTTCAACAGCTGTTCCTAATGCATTGCTGCTAGAGCCATATTGCTTTTTAGCCGTTTTTTCGCTAATCAACGCCACCGGATTAGCGACCGCAAGATCATATTTTGAAATTTCTCGACCTGCTAAGATTTTCAACGAACTTACCGGTTGCTTTAGTAACGTAACTTGCGTATTGGCTGGTTGATTGCCAATTTGTGCCGCAACTGTCACATTATTTACTGGGTTAATAACTTTGATTGATGAAACTTTAGCAAATTTGCCTTTGACTTTTTCAATATCTTGGTGATTGAAACCCATGGCAGTTGTTGTACTGCTGCTATAATAATTAATCTTAGTCGTTTGCTTTCCTGTTGAAGTTGCCTGCAACTCATTTAGCATTTTCGCTTTGACACCATTTCCCAATGAAATAATTGTAATTACCGCGGCTATCCCGACAACAATTCCAAAGATTGTCAATAAACTGCGTCGTGGGTTAGTGCGCAAAGAAAGCCAAGAAGTCTTAAACAATTCCCAAAACTGCATTAAGCTTTCACCCCAATCTTCTCATCGGCAATAATTTTGCCATCCAAAATTTGAATCAGTCTTTCCCCTTGATCAGCAACTTTGCGATCATGTGTTACCATTATAATCGTCGTATTATTTTGTTGATTCAGTCGTTTAAAAAGCGCCATGATTTCCTTAGAAGTCTGACTGTCTAAAGCCCCCGTTGGTTCATCGGCAATTAAAAATTTTGGCTGTGCAATAATTGCCCGTGCGATTGAGACCCGCTGCTGCTGACCGCCTGATAAATTAGTTGGTTTCTTTTGTGCGCTATTAGGCAAGCCAACCGCCGCTAGAGCTTGCGACACCTTTTCTTTAACCATTTTGCGTTTTTGTCCGGCATATAGTAATGGTAAAGCAACATTTTCCGCAATCGTCAAATTTTTAATCAATTTAAAATTCTGAAATACAAAACCGACATTTTCATTGCGGAGCTTTGAAAAATCACGACGGGTATAATCATGAATCGGATGGTCAAAATAATAGTAACCACCCTCAAATTGATCATCTAAGAACCCAATAATATTAATCAAGGTTGACTTTCCAGCGCCCGATTGCCCCATAATTGAAACAAACTCCCCTTGGTCAATTGTCAAATTAATATCTTTTAAAATATGGTATTGGCTACCGCCTTGTTGATAATATTTATTAACTTTTTCGAGTTTAATCATCCGCCGTTACCTTGCTTCCTTGTTTCAATTTGGCATCTGGATTAGTAATAATTTTGCGACCTTTCAAATCATTATTATCAGTAATCAAATAACCATCTTGCCGTGATCCACTGACAGCGACAACATCAGTAATTTTATCTTGATCAACAACAAAAACGTGATTATGATAAATCGCTGAAACAGGAATTCGAATTCCATTTTGCGAAACTGCAATTTTAATTGTTTGTCCATCCATAAAATTACCAGAAACTGCTGCTGTAAATTGGTATTTCGCTTCATTTTTAGTACTATCTGCTGCGGCAGTTTTTGCTAAATAAGTCACTTTCGTGGTAGTTTTTTCTTTAGTAGCGACAGCCGTAACATCAATCTGGGTACCGGGGCTTAGTTTGCTGTAACTGTACTCTGAAACTTGGCCTGTAGCCTGTAAATCAGCAGCTTGTAATTTAACCTGCGGAGTTCCAGTTGCAGAATAACTAAGATCGATAACACCACTATATGGTGCCGTTAAACGACCATTAACCTTGGTATTCAACTGCTGTAATTTTTGGTTTGCACTGGTCAATTCTGCTTGAGTATCAGAAACTGTATTTTGTGCTTGTGTCAATTGCTGCTTTAAGTCACTATAGCCATCATCACTTGAATCGGTTGCTGCTAGTTGCTGCTGTAACTGTTTAACTTGACTGTTGCCCGAATTCAAATCTCGTTGCAGTTTATTAATTTCCTGTTGTTGACTAGTAACAGCTTGATGAGCTGAATCACTATATGTAGTTAATATCTCTTGTCCTTGAGTAACAGTCTGTCCATTTTGAACTTCAACTTGCTGAACCTTGCCAGCCGGATTTTGTAAAATTTGTGTCTTGCTGGCAGTAATTTTTCCCATCAGCGTTAATGGTTCTTGCTGTTGTAACTTAACTGTTCGATATATTTTTTTGGCGCTTGTCGTAGGTTGATTATGCAACTTAACTCCTGCCACTATCAAGCCAATAAAAATAATTATAATGACACTAATAATTCCTAATTTTTTCTTATTTTTTTTCAATTATTTCATCCCCCAAATATTTGTGTTACTTACGACTTTCGATTTGATTTTTCAACAAATACAAACTAGCCCAAATACATAAAACCATGACAAAAACATCAAACAGCAAGCTTGTCACACTAACAACGTCTTTTGTAATCAAATTACTGATCTTGTCATTAACAAAGGTAAATAGACTTAACAACACAATAAAACCGCCAACTCCCGCTAGACGTTGATACTTCTCGGCAACAAAGTTCTCTAATGTTTCGGTTACTATCAGCAAAAAGACCAACTCAACTACCAATGAAATTGCCATATCTAAAAAGCCAATTACAAATTTTGTGATTGTTACAGCTGAAAAATCAGCCTTACTGATTGCTAATTGAAACTCATTTGGTGTCATAATCACAAATTTCAAAATTACCCCAGATAACAACAAATCAATAATTGCCAAACCACCAATAATCACCAAAAATCCAGCTGTTTTCATTAAAAGATTACTAAAGTATAATTGTTTCGTACTGACTGGCAGTAAACGAAATCGACTGCTCACCCAAACTCGATTAATTGCAGCTAATAACCGAAAAAAACCAACAATTACAAAAATAAAAGCAATCATAAATTCACCAACTGCAAAACTGTTCCAAAAATCTTCTCCAGTTCCTAATTTTAGAAGCATTCCCAAGGGCCATAACAAACTAATCACTAAACCGATTAGCCCTTGCAACTGAAAGTCTTTCAATGAATCTCGAAATAACAAACCACATAACTTTTTATTTGTCTGCAAAAAATTTCTCCTCCTCTTGAATTCAGTTTTCTAAATAAGTTTGACGATAATATTCTTCAACACTTAAGCCTTCATTTTGGCGAATATCTTCAACATTGCGGTATTCCAGCAAGCGCTGATCCTTTAGAATCAAAACATCATCAATTACTTGTTCCAACTCACTTAGATGATGCGTCGAAATAATCAATAATGAATCATGATCAATCCATTTAACCAAACTCGAAATAATTTTATCACGGCTAAAAATATCAACTCCGCTCAATGGCTCGTCTAACAAATACAATTTGGTTCGCCGCGCCAGGGTTAGCGCAATAATTAATTTCTCGCGATTTCCCTTGGATAAGCTACCCAACCGCTGCAAAGGATCCAGCCGCATAAAGTTCAACAGTTCATTAACCCGTTTCAAATCAAAATCCGGGTATCCTTGTTGATAAAAAGCAATAATATCACTGAGCGTTGCTTTGGAACGGAAACTAGTTAAATCATCTGAATACGAAATCAAGCTTTTTCGTCGTTCATCACTGATACCCGCTAAACTAATTTCCCCTTGATACCCCTTGTTCAAATCACTAATAACTCGCATTAAAGTGGTTTTACCAACTCCATTTTCTCCTAATAAAACAACCAACCGTCCTAAAGGAATCTCAACTGTAATATCGTTTAAAATTGTTTTAGTCAGTTTTTTATAACTGACATGTTGCAAGTTCAATCCTTGTGCTGACATTTTTCGTTTTCCTTTCTCTTAATAATCTCACTCTTTACTGCTAGCAAAATTTCTTTCCAAGTTAAGAACGGCTGCAGACTGTCAAGATAATCAGCCGTTTTTTTCTGAATCCGCTGTTGCTTTAATTGGATAATTTTAGCGCGATCATCGGTTACGAAGTTACCCTGGCCGCGGTGGGTAATTAAAACTCCAGCATCAATCAACTCTTTCAAGGCATTTTGAATTGTTCGCGGATTAGTCGTTAATTCTTCGGCCAGCTCTCTAACCGAGGGAACTTTAGCATTAGGTGGATAATTGCCACGAATGATGCGCTCAGCCAACAAGTCACTAACTTGCAAATAAATTGGCAGATTAGCTTTAAACTTCGTAATTTTCACCTTCAATTTCTGTATCACTGTGATACTTATATACTACACTAAGATACTAAATGTAGCAAGTCTCCTTAACAAAAAAATCACAACATACTCGTTGTGATCGTTTTAACTAATTTAATTTTGCAGCCAAGCCGCTATAATAGCAAATACAAAAATTCCGCCTAAAATTACCCAACTAGCAGGTCGAGCCATATTCAAAGTAAAACCCAACCCGCTTCTTTTTTGCACAAAAATCGAAGGATCGTGTGGATCATAATAAATCAATCCCAGCAACCACTTACTGTTATCATTTAAAATAGGACCATGTGGTTCATGACGGAGCGTAAAAAACCAATAGAAAAGCAATGGCATGATAACTAATATCAGTACAAAGATAAGATTAAGCCTATTTAACCAAAATACTAGTTGATTTTGTTGTGTCAAAAAAGGCGTCGATAAAGTAACTTGACTTAATAACCCAGCAAAAATCAGTAAAAAATAAATGCTGCGTCGAAAACGATAAAAACCAGGTACTGCTTGAGAATTACCACGAACGGCTGCTGGTGACCGCCGCATTAACCAAGTTAGCAAAATGAAAATCAGTGTTATTCCAAATTGCATAACCAAAACTTTCCAGACACCGCCTTGACTTTTATTTATCCAAGCATCAGGACCAGTGAAAGAAAAATGAACTGGTAATTTAGCTGGTAAGTCAGCATAATTAAAACTGGCAGAAATTACAGCAGTAAATGGTAAAATCAACAAAGTCACCAACCACCAAGCTGAAAGCTCATTTTCACTTAGTTGTTGCGTATCAACACTTAAGCACTGCTTAGTCAGTTGAAGATCAGTTTTTTGTTGAAGTTGCCAATTTAAAATTTTATGATGAAAAATACCAAAAGTTAACAAACTCAAGCCCAAAAGTAATGGCATGCCTAATAACAGCCAAGTTGTTTTCTGACTGCTGTTAAGTAATAACAAATTAAAGAGCAAACCACCCCCTAGTAAAACCAGCAAATACCATCTTCGCAAACGACGAGGAAAAGGTTTTTGCCAGAATTCACCTTGACTGAAAGCCACACCAAAAATAACATTTTTATTAGTTAACCATGGTTCAACCGCCAGCAATAACAACAATAACCACCAAGACAGTTCATTAATCACCTGGATGCGATTCAATTAACTCACCTTCTTTCAACCGTTGACATGTCTGTTGAACGACTTTTTGTAACTCCGGATAACCTAGACCGTAAGCAACTGCTTCGGTCACTGCTTGCTGCAAATTTTTTTTAGTCTGCTGCATATCAGTTATCGATGGTTCGCCAACAATCGCTCCACGACGCCCCAATAACTTGATAAGTCCTTCTTGTTCTAGTTGTTGATAAGCTTTATTGACAGTGTGCAAATTAACTTTTAATTCGTTAGCCAAAGTTCTAATTGGTGGCAACTTTTCACCAGTTTTAACTCGACCAGCTGCAATCTCAGCCACTACTGCAGCTCTGATTTGCTGATAAATCGGTATTTCTGATTGAAAATCAATTGTTAGAATCATAATCTAATCACCGCTTTGCTATATTTGTTATAGATATTATATAACAAATGTGGTCTAAAAAAAACAATCAAGTGAATCATTTATCGATCCCTACCACCAAAGTTCACTTTAGACAAATTTAACTTATTTGCACTACTTCACCTAGTAATAGCTGATCAAACTTTTAGCGGTACCCGTCTTGACAACTTATTTCAAAAAAGATTGCAATTTCAAACATAACTTTCTACAATATTATTTGTTACTCTACTTAGAAAGAAAGATTAGTTTGCAGCCTCAAATTATCTGGCTCCATTGCAAACCACCGAATAAACTAATTCAACGAGCATAATTATTTTATTCAGGAGGATTCAATGGAAAATTCACTTACAAAAAAACATTTTATTAGTTGGCCGGTTATTTCCTTCTTAGACTTCGTCACAATTATCGGTTTTGATGATATTCTTTACCCACTGCAAAATCAGGGACTTTCAGTTGTCTTTACTTGGATTTTTATGGTCTTTGCTTTTGTTATTCCTTATGAAATGTCTGTTAGTCAATTAGGAGCAACTTTTACTGGTCAAGAAGATGGGGGGCTTTCATCATGGGTGCGCCACAGTACTAATGATACCCTTGGCTACTGGACTGCTTGGATGTACTGGGCAGCTAGTTTACCTTACATTGTAGATGTCGCCAATTCCGTAATCGTATCATTTAGTTGGTTAGTTTTAGGCAACAACTCACTTGGACAGCGAATGTCAAATTTTACTTTTGGTTTGCTGACCTTTATTGTTATTTTGATTTTTATTTTACTACAGAACTTTTTCAAGCGATCAATGGAGGTTATGGCAACAATTGGTGGTGGAGCAATGTTTTTAATGACTGTTTTATTTGTTATTATGACTGGTTACTCACTAGCCCATGGCGGTCAAATTGCCACTCATCCCTTTAATTTCAGCTCATTTATTCCCCATTTTAGTTTACAGTATTTTTCAACTACTGGTTTACTGATGTTTGCGGTCTGCGGAGCTGAGTTAGTTGCCCCTTACCTGATCAAAATGCGTAATCCCAACCGCGATTTTCCTAAAGCTATGTGGTTGGTAGCATTCATGACTGCCTTTTTGACTGTTTTTGGAACCTTTTCATTAGCCATTTTCTTCAATGCCAATAACCTGCCGCACGATTTAAAAATGAACGGCTCCTACTATGCTTTCCAACTACTGGGACAACGTTTAGGAATGGGAAATATCCTTTTGTACATCTTTACGATCGTCCAAGCAATTTATATGATGGCTCAATTAGCCGTATTGTTGGATGCCGCCAGCTGGGTCATCGCTGGAGATACAGCCGTCAACTTTATGCCGCGATGGTTAAGTAAACGCAACAAAAATGGCCGGCCATTACATAGCTATGTGTTGACCAGTGGCTTATGCTTATTTTTATTATTAATGAGTGGGACTTTGCCGAACATTAATTCGATTTTCAACTGGTTACTGAACTTGAATGGAATTGTTTTTCCTTTCAAAAACTGTTGGATTTTCTTAGCCTTTATCGCCGTACGTTGGCAATCAGATCGATTTCATTCATCATTTGTTTTTATTAAAAAGAAAGCAGTTGCGATTGCAGTCGGTGTTTGGTGCTTTATCTTTTCATTTGTCTGCGCACTAATGAGTTTTATTCCCCAAGATGTAAAATTTGGGACAACAGCTTATGACCACCAATTGCTAATGAACCTCTTTTCGGTTTTTGTTTTATTTGGTGTCGGGATGATAATGCCATTATTAGCCCGCTTAGAAAAGCGACAACAAGTTCCTGAAGAAAACTAGAGCAAATAAAAATCACTTGAATTTACTAAAAGCAGTAAGTTCAAGTGATTTTATTTTTTTAAATTCGGTTAATTAAGTTGGCCTTTTTCAATAAATAGACTACATTCAGACTACCCATAACAATTGCCAGCAAGAAAATCAACCAATAACTACTTGATGGATAAATTGCATTTTTTACTGGATTCATTAATGCAAATGACAGATATCGCTTAGTAGAGCCTGAAATTGGTTGTTGCAAAATGTCCAATGGTTCAACTTTAAAGTAGTTAATTTTAATCGGTACCTGACTTTCATTTTTCAATATTAACTGATAATTTCCTGTAGAAAGTTGTTTTATTGGCTGAGTACCGTTTTGATAATTTTTAATTTTAATCTGGCTAGTCCGATTAGCGATTTTCAATGTCAATCCCTTTTGTGAATAAGGCAGCACTGAAGTTTGAATTAGCGAAGCCGCTCGTGGTAAAAAGAATTTCTCACTAATTTGTTGATTTGGTTGTAATTGGAGTGTCTCCTGCCGTAAAAATTGCTGGCTAATAACTGGTTCATTTGCTTGCACGATTGTCTTAGTATAATGTAAGTTGTTAAAACCACCCCAGATAACACCTGCTAACAAAAGCAGATTAACTAATCCAAACAACTTATAGCCACGATTTTTAACTCGATGCGCACACAACCAATCGTTAATGTCAGTAGCGCCCTGTGCTGCTAACATAATTAATGGGATAACTGTAATAAATGCATAACGTGGCATTACTTCCCACATCAGAGTATGGAATAAAAAGACCCCAATTATGTACAGCATCAATAAATATTCAATTTGTCCGATCTGTTGCCGAGCTCGCCTAAAACAAAATATTCCCTCAATTAAAGCTAGTAACCAAACTGCTAAATACACAATCTGCTGTATTTCTTGTAGCGGTGCTCGTTGATTGCCAAAAAAATTACTGTAACTTTGTGGAACTTCAGCTGTAAGGCCATAATTCCGCATTTCAGTTCCCACAGTGCCTAAAGACCATTGCGAATTCATTTTTTTCCGATATAAACCTAACAGTCCGCTAACGCCCATTTGTTTTAGTCTTTGTTTAATTAATTTTTGAGTATGTTTAGACCGCCCTTGATAGGTGTGGTATTTAGCAATATCTGACCAAGCATTGACACTTGATCCTTCCGACTTAGGGTTAAGTCCCATCGCAATCCAATACGTGTAGGGAAAACTCTCATTTTTGACAACCTTATAATGATAAACATTTTTTTGGAAAACTGATGTCGCTTGAGTTGTAATGGCAAAAGCCATTAAGAAGACTACCAGCAACAAGAAAGTTTTCTTGAATGATTTGCGATTAAAGAAAATAAAAATCAATACGGCAATTACCGCAATTGCTGTATTAGTCTTCAAATAGACAGCTAGTGCTAAGAATACACCAGTTCCAATTAATAAGAGATATTTCTGCCAAACTTTTGTTACTGGTTGTTTTTGGTTAAATACTGCGTCCAGACAAGAAAAGCCAAACATTAAAAACGTTAAAGCCAATGGATCGGTATAGGTAAACAAGCTGGTTAAATATAAGGGAATAAAAATTGTGCACAATAATAAGTAGCTTTCCTGAGCATTAGTCTTTTCATGACGTTTTAGAATCAACCAGCCTGACCAAACTGCCAAGTCAAGCAATATCATAACCGCTAAATTTGTGATAACTGTGTTGTAGCCTAACCCAATTACTCGTGAAAGTTGATAGACTAAAGCAAAAAAGATGGCTGCTCCGCTATTAGGACCAAAGTAAAAGTAAGTAGACCATTGATGACTACCAGCAGCTAAAAAAGCTGCTTGTTGGCGTACATCAAAAT harbors:
- a CDS encoding ABC transporter permease: MQFWELFKTSWLSLRTNPRRSLLTIFGIVVGIAAVITIISLGNGVKAKMLNELQATSTGKQTTKINYYSSSTTTAMGFNHQDIEKVKGKFAKVSSIKVINPVNNVTVAAQIGNQPANTQVTLLKQPVSSLKILAGREISKYDLAVANPVALISEKTAKKQYGSSSNALGTAVEVKHVSYRVVGVYHSNESHYKVNFLLPKKAFYQRTAVDSGNTIKLTFNRGANVASESKRIVKYLKQHGSQRKQGSYEYFDVGSFLKSVSKVIDSMTVFISAIAGISLFIAGIGVMNMMYTSVAERTQEIGIRLAVGAQPRSIMLQFLLEAVMLTVTGGVLGFLFGVGLAKGISLALPFKAVVTFSSFLLAFGVSALVGILFGLLPAKQAANKNLIDILR
- a CDS encoding glycosyltransferase; this encodes MTDKIGALLVTFNPNIPKLKESLNRIINQVSKVIIVDNGSNNISSIKKLSVQLEIKLLDLEKNYGIAGAQNRGFEFFFKNNFKWVLTLDQDTMVPFDTVKKMRASKKFKDSSTAILAMKYYDPSWKPAQIKRATEKQKETETQKWRIISSGNLVRTDIWNLVDGFDEWLFIDQVDFDFNAKVILAGYKIWQVNNLIMEHEIGKSIKKPVLTMMLLFKPNEFILDHSPMREYYIARNTIVYSKRYSSHPDLEKFKTNLFHEIIMTRKILLYQKPRIKKIQASWRGIVDGIKYDPEKDQKFIKFKQKIKKRKI
- a CDS encoding ABC transporter ATP-binding protein is translated as MIKLEKVNKYYQQGGSQYHILKDINLTIDQGEFVSIMGQSGAGKSTLINIIGFLDDQFEGGYYYFDHPIHDYTRRDFSKLRNENVGFVFQNFKLIKNLTIAENVALPLLYAGQKRKMVKEKVSQALAAVGLPNSAQKKPTNLSGGQQQRVSIARAIIAQPKFLIADEPTGALDSQTSKEIMALFKRLNQQNNTTIIMVTHDRKVADQGERLIQILDGKIIADEKIGVKA
- a CDS encoding APC family permease codes for the protein MENSLTKKHFISWPVISFLDFVTIIGFDDILYPLQNQGLSVVFTWIFMVFAFVIPYEMSVSQLGATFTGQEDGGLSSWVRHSTNDTLGYWTAWMYWAASLPYIVDVANSVIVSFSWLVLGNNSLGQRMSNFTFGLLTFIVILIFILLQNFFKRSMEVMATIGGGAMFLMTVLFVIMTGYSLAHGGQIATHPFNFSSFIPHFSLQYFSTTGLLMFAVCGAELVAPYLIKMRNPNRDFPKAMWLVAFMTAFLTVFGTFSLAIFFNANNLPHDLKMNGSYYAFQLLGQRLGMGNILLYIFTIVQAIYMMAQLAVLLDAASWVIAGDTAVNFMPRWLSKRNKNGRPLHSYVLTSGLCLFLLLMSGTLPNINSIFNWLLNLNGIVFPFKNCWIFLAFIAVRWQSDRFHSSFVFIKKKAVAIAVGVWCFIFSFVCALMSFIPQDVKFGTTAYDHQLLMNLFSVFVLFGVGMIMPLLARLEKRQQVPEEN
- a CDS encoding ABC transporter ATP-binding protein — encoded protein: MSAQGLNLQHVSYKKLTKTILNDITVEIPLGRLVVLLGENGVGKTTLMRVISDLNKGYQGEISLAGISDERRKSLISYSDDLTSFRSKATLSDIIAFYQQGYPDFDLKRVNELLNFMRLDPLQRLGSLSKGNREKLIIALTLARRTKLYLLDEPLSGVDIFSRDKIISSLVKWIDHDSLLIISTHHLSELEQVIDDVLILKDQRLLEYRNVEDIRQNEGLSVEEYYRQTYLEN
- a CDS encoding GntR family transcriptional regulator codes for the protein MILTIDFQSEIPIYQQIRAAVVAEIAAGRVKTGEKLPPIRTLANELKVNLHTVNKAYQQLEQEGLIKLLGRRGAIVGEPSITDMQQTKKNLQQAVTEAVAYGLGYPELQKVVQQTCQRLKEGELIESHPGD
- a CDS encoding GntR family transcriptional regulator, giving the protein MKITKFKANLPIYLQVSDLLAERIIRGNYPPNAKVPSVRELAEELTTNPRTIQNALKELIDAGVLITHRGQGNFVTDDRAKIIQLKQQRIQKKTADYLDSLQPFLTWKEILLAVKSEIIKRKENEKCQHKD
- a CDS encoding efflux RND transporter periplasmic adaptor subunit, with the protein product MKKNKKKLGIISVIIIIFIGLIVAGVKLHNQPTTSAKKIYRTVKLQQQEPLTLMGKITASKTQILQNPAGKVQQVEVQNGQTVTQGQEILTTYSDSAHQAVTSQQQEINKLQRDLNSGNSQVKQLQQQLAATDSSDDGYSDLKQQLTQAQNTVSDTQAELTSANQKLQQLNTKVNGRLTAPYSGVIDLSYSATGTPQVKLQAADLQATGQVSEYSYSKLSPGTQIDVTAVATKEKTTTKVTYLAKTAAADSTKNEAKYQFTAAVSGNFMDGQTIKIAVSQNGIRIPVSAIYHNHVFVVDQDKITDVVAVSGSRQDGYLITDNNDLKGRKIITNPDAKLKQGSKVTADD
- a CDS encoding DUF5808 domain-containing protein, yielding MNRIQVINELSWWLLLLLLAVEPWLTNKNVIFGVAFSQGEFWQKPFPRRLRRWYLLVLLGGGLLFNLLLLNSSQKTTWLLLGMPLLLGLSLLTFGIFHHKILNWQLQQKTDLQLTKQCLSVDTQQLSENELSAWWLVTLLILPFTAVISASFNYADLPAKLPVHFSFTGPDAWINKSQGGVWKVLVMQFGITLIFILLTWLMRRSPAAVRGNSQAVPGFYRFRRSIYFLLIFAGLLSQVTLSTPFLTQQNQLVFWLNRLNLIFVLILVIMPLLFYWFFTLRHEPHGPILNDNSKWLLGLIYYDPHDPSIFVQKRSGLGFTLNMARPASWVILGGIFVFAIIAAWLQN